Within Bacillota bacterium, the genomic segment CGGCTCTGGATTCGGATGAGGTGTTCATTATCGAAAGCTATATCTTTCAGGACACGATTCGGATATTGTTCCAAAATAATGTGGCCCGGGAGCGCATTTTCGCCTTTGCTCATCGTCAGCTGGAGATTATTCGACCTATGAACCCGGTATTAATCTGGCTTTGGACCCGGGATGTCAACCAGTCAATCCGCAGGATCTGGGCGACCCGGGGCGAGCAATGGAAGCAGTGGTTTATTCGGGTGGACACGGCTACGCCCTATGCACTTGCTAATCACCTTCAGGGGGAAGAGGGCGCTATCACTCTCTGGGAGCATTACCAGGATTTGACCAAAGAGCTGTTTGATTCCTATGATATTGCCAGACTGGCGGTAGAGGTTTCTCCGGAGGCCTGGGAGCGTAACCAGGAAGAGATTATACGGTTTCTGGGTTTGTCAGAAATATAATAATGTCAGTATGGCCGGCTAAGGCTGGTCATATTTTGTATGGAAGTAACTTGGTACATTTGCGCTGCAGAAAAATGACAAGCTTGTCATGTGACAAGGTTGTCATTTCTCTGCGCCTGTGATAATATACCAATAAAGGAGGTGACAGAGTGCCAACAGACACGTTCTATAACCTGGATGCGGTAAAAAAACAAAGCATATTTGATGCCGCAGTCAGTGAGTTTGCCGCTCGTCGCTTCAGTGAAGCTTCCATCAATCAAATAGTTAGAGATGCCGGCATTTCTCGGGGCAGTTTCTATCAGTATTTCGACGGCAAGGAAGATCTTTATCTGTACGTTTTGGGTGAAATCGGTAAAGAGAAGATGAGTTTTGCGTTTCCCGAGCAGACGCCTGAAGATGCCGACTTTTATACTGCTTACATTAAAATGGTCAAGAACATTTTAGCCTGGGCCCGGGAAAGACCGCTATTTTATAAGATTGGTGCTCTAATGGAGAAAGATGATAGTGCTTTCATAGCTAGGCTCCAGGCCCGGGTGCCCGATGCCTGGAGCAACTTCCGGCAGTTAATTGAGCGGGATAAGGAATTAGGCCGGATTCGCCGGGATGTAGACAGCGATTTAATGATTCATATGCTCATTGCTCTGAACATGTATTTTCTCCGTGATTTTTACGAGACTGGCGATGAAGAGACCATGCTCCGGCAGGTGGAAGATCTGCTAAAAATTATCTGGGGAGGGATTGCAAATGTTTAAGGTCAGCGATTTAAAGTTTAGGTATCCCAAGAACGAGGAGTATGCGGTCAACGGAATTGATTTTGAGATTAAGGAAGGAGAGATTTTTGGCTTCCTTGGGCCCAGCGGCGCTGGCAAGAGTACGACGCAAAAACTGCTGATCAAGCTGCTCAAGGATTTTGAGGGGGAGGTGCTCTATCAGGGTAAGCCCCTGGCAGAGTATGGAGACGATTTCTACCAGGACATCGGTGTCTCCTTTGAAATGCCCATTTCTTTTTCCAAACTTACGGCCATGGAAAACCTGGAATTCTTTAAACGCCTGTATAAGAGTACCGATGACGTCGAGCCGCTTCTAAAGCGGGTTGGCTTGTGGGACAGCCGCAACAAAAAGGCAGGCGAGTATTCCAAGGGGATGAAGATTCGCCTGAACTTTGTGCGGGCGCTCCTTAACAACCCAAAGATGTTGTTCCTGGATGAGCCGACCAACGGCATTGACCCTGTAAACGGCCGGATTATGAAGGACATGATCCGTGAATTCCGGGAGCAGGGCGGGACGGTCTTCCTTACCAGTCATATTATGAGCGATGTGGATGAGCTTTGTGACCGGGTGGCGTTCATTGCTGACGGGAAGTTGCGGGAAGAAGATTCCCCTCGAAATCTCAAGCTCAAATATGGCAAACGCACTGTCAAGGTGGAATACCGGGAGAATGGCGATGTGGTGGCCAAGGAGTTTACCATGGACGAAATTAAAGAGCCCGCGTTTTGCGAGCTTTTACGCACCAAGGACATTGAGACATTGC encodes:
- a CDS encoding TetR/AcrR family transcriptional regulator, whose amino-acid sequence is MPTDTFYNLDAVKKQSIFDAAVSEFAARRFSEASINQIVRDAGISRGSFYQYFDGKEDLYLYVLGEIGKEKMSFAFPEQTPEDADFYTAYIKMVKNILAWARERPLFYKIGALMEKDDSAFIARLQARVPDAWSNFRQLIERDKELGRIRRDVDSDLMIHMLIALNMYFLRDFYETGDEETMLRQVEDLLKIIWGGIANV
- a CDS encoding ABC transporter ATP-binding protein; its protein translation is MFKVSDLKFRYPKNEEYAVNGIDFEIKEGEIFGFLGPSGAGKSTTQKLLIKLLKDFEGEVLYQGKPLAEYGDDFYQDIGVSFEMPISFSKLTAMENLEFFKRLYKSTDDVEPLLKRVGLWDSRNKKAGEYSKGMKIRLNFVRALLNNPKMLFLDEPTNGIDPVNGRIMKDMIREFREQGGTVFLTSHIMSDVDELCDRVAFIADGKLREEDSPRNLKLKYGKRTVKVEYRENGDVVAKEFTMDEIKEPAFCELLRTKDIETLHSGETTLEDIFIKVTGVALHE